A region of bacterium DNA encodes the following proteins:
- a CDS encoding ribonuclease Z has protein sequence MIDLIFLGTSSATPTPRRNVSSLVVMMEKESLLFDAGEGTQRQIQVSGFRRGRIDRIFITHLHGDHFYGLIGLLTSFQLNRRQEPLHLAGPPGLVRYIDFMKRLSQTDFSYDLRIEEWGGLREPTTVLETGDYRLVAAPLKHRLYTLGYRIEEKPRPGRFDADLADRLGVPFGPERGRLTRGEDLVLADGRVIRSAEVVGPPRSGLSLALCSDTAPCPHAVALARDVDLLIHEATFLPDDADHARRTQHSTTDDAAGVARKAAARHLALTHFSTRYMGDLRPLIQAAEAAWPAVICARDFMHLQLRVGEVPVVGDSRNMVAATAPEAPVRDGV, from the coding sequence ATGATAGACCTCATTTTTCTGGGCACCAGCTCGGCCACGCCCACGCCCCGGCGCAATGTCAGCTCCCTGGTCGTCATGATGGAGAAGGAGAGCCTGCTCTTCGACGCGGGTGAGGGCACGCAGCGGCAAATCCAGGTGAGCGGCTTCCGCCGCGGCCGCATCGACCGCATTTTCATCACCCACCTCCACGGGGACCATTTCTACGGCCTGATCGGCCTGCTCACCAGCTTCCAGCTCAACCGGCGCCAGGAGCCCCTGCATCTGGCCGGACCGCCCGGGCTGGTCCGCTACATCGACTTCATGAAGCGCCTGTCCCAGACTGATTTCTCCTATGATTTGCGGATCGAGGAGTGGGGCGGCCTGCGCGAGCCGACGACGGTGCTGGAGACCGGCGACTACCGCCTCGTGGCCGCGCCCCTCAAGCACCGGCTCTACACCCTGGGCTACCGCATCGAGGAGAAGCCGCGCCCCGGCCGCTTCGACGCCGACCTGGCCGACCGCCTGGGCGTGCCCTTCGGCCCGGAGCGGGGCCGCCTCACCCGCGGCGAGGATCTGGTGCTGGCGGACGGCCGGGTGATCCGGAGCGCGGAGGTGGTGGGTCCGCCCCGTTCCGGCCTCAGCCTCGCCTTATGTTCGGACACGGCGCCTTGCCCGCACGCTGTTGCGTTGGCCCGCGACGTGGATCTGCTCATCCACGAGGCAACTTTCCTGCCCGACGACGCCGACCATGCCCGTCGCACCCAGCACTCCACCACCGACGACGCCGCCGGGGTGGCGCGCAAAGCGGCCGCCCGCCATCTGGCCCTCACCCATTTCAGCACGCGCTACATGGGAGACCTGCGCCCCCTCATCCAGGCCGCCGAGGCGGCCTGGCCGGCCGTCATCTGCGCCCGGGACTTCATGCATCTGCAACTGCGGGTGGGCGAGGTCCCGGTGGTGGGGGATTCCCGCAACATGGTCGCGGCCACCGCGCCGGAAGCTCCTGTCCGCGATGGAGTTTAA
- the lat gene encoding L-lysine 6-transaminase: MSRITPNNVHAVIGRHMLVDALELVVDLERSHGSWIHDARSGREILDMTSFFASNAVGINHPAMMEPGFMAEIGRAAINKVTNSDFYTREMAETVQVFGEVGIPSYLPFLFFIEGGTLAVENALKTAFDWKHRKNLAAGRTIDENRLAILHFKHAFHGRSGYTLSMTNTHDPRKYMYFPRFDWPRVDPPYLHFPVDAAETARVAAAEQATLDQIRAAAAQRPHEIAGLIIEGIMGEGGDRHFRTEFFQALRRLCDELEIFFIIDEVQSGMGMTGAFWAHQHHGIKPDVIAFGKKAQVCGILAGPRVDEVERNVFREPSRINSTWGGNLVDMIRFRRILEIMRDENLVENARIMGDRLLAGLHEMEARHDQVRDTRGKGLMCALDVDLAQRPAIKKRCYERGMLVLPCGECSIRIRPHLAVTADEIDRCLEILDGALAG; encoded by the coding sequence ATGAGCCGCATCACCCCGAACAACGTGCATGCCGTCATCGGCCGGCACATGCTGGTGGACGCCCTGGAGCTGGTCGTCGACCTCGAGCGCAGCCACGGCAGTTGGATCCATGACGCGCGCAGCGGCCGTGAGATCCTCGACATGACCAGTTTCTTCGCCTCCAATGCGGTGGGAATCAACCATCCCGCCATGATGGAGCCGGGCTTCATGGCGGAAATCGGCCGGGCGGCCATCAACAAGGTCACCAACAGCGATTTCTACACCCGCGAGATGGCGGAGACGGTCCAGGTCTTCGGCGAAGTGGGCATCCCCTCCTACCTGCCCTTCCTCTTCTTCATCGAGGGCGGCACCCTGGCGGTGGAGAACGCCCTCAAGACCGCCTTCGACTGGAAGCACCGCAAGAACTTGGCGGCCGGCCGCACCATCGACGAGAACCGCCTGGCCATCCTTCATTTCAAGCACGCCTTCCATGGCCGCTCCGGCTACACGCTCTCCATGACCAACACCCACGATCCGCGCAAATACATGTACTTTCCCCGCTTCGACTGGCCACGGGTGGATCCGCCCTACCTGCATTTCCCCGTGGACGCCGCCGAGACGGCCCGGGTGGCGGCCGCCGAGCAGGCCACCCTGGATCAGATCCGCGCCGCGGCGGCGCAGCGACCCCACGAGATCGCCGGCCTCATCATCGAAGGGATCATGGGCGAGGGCGGGGACCGGCATTTCCGCACGGAATTCTTCCAGGCTCTGCGCCGGCTCTGCGACGAGCTGGAGATCTTCTTCATCATCGACGAGGTGCAGAGCGGCATGGGGATGACGGGCGCCTTCTGGGCCCACCAGCACCACGGCATCAAGCCCGACGTCATCGCTTTCGGCAAGAAGGCGCAGGTCTGCGGCATCCTGGCCGGGCCACGGGTGGACGAGGTGGAGCGCAATGTCTTCCGCGAGCCCTCCCGCATCAACAGCACCTGGGGCGGCAACCTGGTGGACATGATCCGCTTCCGCCGCATCCTGGAGATCATGCGCGACGAGAACCTGGTGGAGAACGCCCGCATCATGGGCGATCGCCTGCTGGCCGGCCTGCATGAGATGGAGGCCCGCCACGACCAGGTCCGCGACACGCGTGGCAAAGGCCTCATGTGCGCCCTGGACGTGGATCTCGCCCAGCGCCCGGCCATCAAGAAACGCTGCTACGAGCGCGGCATGCTGGTCCTGCCTTGCGGCGAATGCAGCATCCGCATCCGGCCGCACCTGGCGGTGACGGCCGACGAGATCGACCGCTGCCTGGAGATCCTGGACGGGGCGCTGGCGGGCTGA
- a CDS encoding NAD+ synthase: protein MSLTRSGEGRGQAPLLLSHSAMEHLSLDLPAVHGHLVRFLRESVTGAGFRRAVLGLSGGIDSALVAALAVEALGAEQVLGLILPWRTSQPASVDDARQLAEQLGMPVRRIDISPMVDAFSTALAGAGAPIDPPDARRLGNVMARCRMVCLFDAAMAWQALPLGTSNKSELLLGYGTWHGDLASAVNPIGDLYKQQVFALARHLGLPAAIIDKAPSADLEEGQTDEGDLGWSYELIDRILVRAVDQRRDRASLLAEGFAGKDVDGILDRVARNHFKRMPPVIAKVGLRAIGADWLYQRDSLR, encoded by the coding sequence ATGAGTCTGACAAGAAGCGGGGAGGGGCGCGGGCAGGCGCCCCTCCTTTTATCACATTCCGCCATGGAACACTTGTCCCTGGATCTGCCGGCCGTGCACGGCCATCTGGTGCGCTTTCTGCGCGAATCCGTCACCGGCGCCGGCTTCCGCCGCGCCGTGCTGGGCCTCTCCGGCGGGATCGACTCGGCCCTGGTCGCCGCCCTGGCCGTGGAGGCCCTGGGCGCGGAGCAGGTGCTGGGCTTGATCCTCCCCTGGCGCACCTCCCAGCCCGCCTCCGTCGACGATGCCCGCCAGCTGGCCGAGCAGCTGGGCATGCCAGTCCGCCGGATCGACATCTCGCCCATGGTCGACGCCTTCAGCACGGCCCTGGCCGGGGCGGGAGCACCCATCGACCCGCCCGACGCCCGCCGGCTGGGCAACGTGATGGCCCGCTGCCGCATGGTCTGCCTGTTCGACGCGGCCATGGCCTGGCAGGCCCTCCCCCTGGGCACCTCCAACAAGAGCGAGCTGCTGCTGGGCTACGGCACCTGGCATGGCGACCTGGCCAGCGCCGTCAATCCCATCGGCGACCTCTACAAGCAGCAGGTCTTCGCCCTGGCCCGGCACCTGGGCCTGCCCGCGGCCATCATCGACAAGGCCCCCAGCGCCGACCTCGAGGAGGGGCAGACAGACGAGGGCGACCTGGGCTGGAGCTACGAGCTGATCGACCGCATCCTGGTGCGCGCCGTGGACCAGCGCCGCGACCGGGCCTCGCTGCTGGCAGAGGGCTTCGCCGGGAAGGACGTGGACGGCATCCTGGACCGCGTGGCCCGCAACCATTTCAAGCGCATGCCGCCCGTCATCGCCAAGGTGGGGCTGCGCGCCATCGGCGCGGATTGGCTCTACCAGCGGGACAGCCTGCGGTGA
- the rsmI gene encoding 16S rRNA (cytidine(1402)-2'-O)-methyltransferase, with protein sequence MSAPAGRAGRLVLVPTPIGNLGDMTLRAVEVLRAADHIAAEDTRSSRRLLDHFGVATPMSSYHDFSTERERGRLVARLRAGETVALISDAGMPGISDPAYRLVNAALEAGCAVSALPGASSILPALAASGLPTDRFRYIGFLPRKKGRQTAYGELVEAAETTVFLEAPHRLADTLEALAERIPARRLCVAREISKLHEEFLRGTVRELQEHFAAAGIRGEFVLVLEGTRAESRRRRQDGASSEDEL encoded by the coding sequence GTGAGCGCCCCGGCGGGCCGCGCCGGACGGCTGGTCCTTGTGCCCACGCCCATCGGCAACCTGGGCGACATGACGCTGCGGGCGGTGGAGGTGCTACGCGCGGCCGACCACATCGCGGCGGAGGACACGCGCAGCTCGCGCCGCCTGCTGGATCACTTCGGCGTCGCCACGCCCATGAGCAGCTACCATGATTTCTCCACGGAGCGGGAACGTGGACGGCTGGTGGCCCGTTTGCGCGCGGGCGAGACGGTGGCCCTCATCAGCGACGCCGGCATGCCGGGCATCTCGGACCCGGCCTACCGCCTGGTCAACGCGGCGCTGGAGGCCGGCTGCGCGGTGAGCGCGCTGCCGGGGGCAAGCAGCATCCTGCCCGCCCTGGCGGCAAGCGGCCTGCCCACCGACCGCTTCCGCTACATCGGCTTCCTGCCGCGCAAGAAGGGGCGGCAGACCGCCTACGGGGAGTTGGTCGAGGCCGCCGAGACGACGGTCTTCCTCGAGGCGCCGCACCGCTTGGCGGACACGCTGGAGGCCCTGGCGGAGCGGATCCCGGCGCGGCGCCTCTGCGTGGCGCGGGAGATCAGCAAGTTGCACGAGGAGTTCCTGCGCGGAACGGTGCGCGAACTCCAGGAGCATTTCGCGGCGGCGGGCATCCGGGGCGAGTTCGTGCTCGTGCTGGAGGGGACCCGGGCCGAGAGCCGGCGGCGTCGGCAGGACGGCGCAAGCAGCGAGGACGAGCTCTGA
- the lgt gene encoding prolipoprotein diacylglyceryl transferase — protein sequence MYPTLFQIGHFRLSTYGFMMMVAFLAGITLAIRRGRARGIEKTFIQDLSAVILLASLAGARLLYVATHLDEFRGDWLAVINPFQQDGNFGIAGLVLLGGVLAAIPATVWYSRRRGQHVLEVVDLLSPSLALGMALGRVGCLLNGCCYGKACECAWAITYPSHSPLHSLGAVHPTQLYLIVGNLALMTILLLAARRRSFPGRIFALFLLLYSPLRFTVEFMRDHEAAMIIGRLGGWDVTTSQLLTLGMFIMGAMLYAWWRRLAQSMPSGEGPR from the coding sequence ATGTATCCCACCCTGTTCCAGATCGGCCACTTCCGGCTTTCCACCTACGGCTTCATGATGATGGTGGCCTTCCTGGCCGGCATCACCCTGGCCATCCGGCGGGGCCGCGCGCGGGGCATCGAGAAGACCTTCATCCAGGACCTGTCGGCCGTCATCCTGCTCGCGTCGCTGGCCGGCGCCCGCCTCCTTTACGTGGCCACCCACCTGGACGAGTTCAGGGGCGACTGGCTGGCCGTGATCAACCCCTTCCAGCAGGACGGCAACTTCGGCATCGCCGGACTGGTCCTGCTGGGCGGCGTGCTGGCCGCCATCCCCGCCACCGTCTGGTACTCCCGCAGACGGGGCCAGCATGTGCTGGAGGTCGTCGACCTGCTCTCCCCCAGCCTGGCCCTGGGCATGGCCCTGGGCCGGGTGGGCTGCCTGCTCAACGGCTGCTGCTACGGCAAGGCCTGCGAGTGCGCCTGGGCCATCACCTATCCGTCGCACAGCCCCCTGCACAGCCTGGGAGCGGTGCATCCCACCCAGCTCTATCTCATCGTGGGCAACCTGGCCCTGATGACGATCCTGCTGCTGGCGGCCCGGCGCCGGTCCTTCCCGGGCCGGATCTTCGCCCTCTTCCTGCTGCTCTACTCCCCCTTGCGTTTCACGGTGGAGTTCATGCGCGACCACGAGGCGGCCATGATCATCGGCCGCCTGGGCGGCTGGGATGTCACCACCAGCCAGTTGCTCACCCTGGGCATGTTCATCATGGGCGCCATGCTCTACGCCTGGTGGCGCCGCCTGGCCCAATCCATGCCAAGCGGAGAGGGTCCCCGATGA
- the tmk gene encoding dTMP kinase: protein MKGLLLSFEGLDGCGKSTQLRLAADWLRARGEDPAVYREPGGSTVSEAIRAILLDTAHTAMAGETELLLYTAARVQLLRERVLPDLAAGRIVLLDRFADSTTAYQGHGRGLPLDLVEDLNAQVRRLAWPRRTWWLDLPVRTALARCSGEDRLERSGMEFFTRVAEGYAAIAGLEPDRVRRVDAAGAPPVVFARIEPDLARLITGRKDLP, encoded by the coding sequence ATGAAGGGTCTCCTGCTCAGTTTCGAGGGCCTGGACGGCTGCGGCAAGAGCACGCAGCTGCGCCTGGCGGCGGACTGGCTGCGCGCCCGTGGCGAGGATCCGGCCGTCTACCGCGAACCGGGCGGCTCCACCGTCTCGGAAGCCATCCGCGCCATCCTGCTCGACACCGCCCACACGGCCATGGCCGGCGAGACAGAGCTGCTCCTCTACACGGCGGCGCGCGTCCAGCTGCTGCGCGAACGAGTCCTGCCCGACCTGGCGGCCGGTCGCATCGTCCTCCTGGACCGCTTCGCCGACAGCACGACGGCCTACCAGGGCCACGGACGCGGCCTTCCGCTGGATCTGGTGGAGGACCTCAACGCCCAGGTGCGGCGCCTGGCCTGGCCCCGGCGCACCTGGTGGCTGGACCTGCCCGTGCGGACGGCCCTCGCCCGTTGTTCCGGCGAGGACCGCCTGGAACGCTCCGGCATGGAGTTCTTCACCCGGGTGGCGGAGGGCTACGCCGCCATCGCCGGCCTGGAACCCGACCGGGTGCGGCGCGTGGACGCCGCCGGCGCTCCCCCCGTCGTCTTCGCCCGCATCGAGCCCGACCTCGCCCGCCTGATCACAGGCAGAAAGGATCTCCCATGA
- a CDS encoding S41 family peptidase: MTRRPTLILVLLVALATLPLPAANRAPDRDTYMRQVHDNLVRFGEVYRNLAFRYVDQINPEAAMTAAIRGLMDELDPYSDYYLEEAAQDLDDMSRGQYGGIGMEVGLRGSDKRVTVISPFEGSPAWKAGLLPGDEIVTVDGAPVTGKALSDAVRLIKGEVGTSVTLGIRRAGAKEVQDYTLTRQLIAIQDVKFAEMTDPATGTGYIRLARFSGQAGEDLAAALEQLKAQGMRRLVLDLRGNPGGLLREAAAVAELFLEQGQTIVVTRGRNREVIKEIQSTRAPVFRGEMAVLIDGGSASASEIVAGSLQDHDRAVIVGEQSFGKGLVQSVLDLDDEAKVKLTTARYYLPSGRLIQRIDYFEDNEVLDHLADSTLADTLFQTLGGRQVIGGRGVSPDVEVQAERQPWVVLELWRGAHFVNYVADRTAAGYAFPPTSDDRLLDDFQAYLDEQEFQFQPRGTVQLDELDKILAEDEAGEAGRRALAALRAVMADNLAQQFKAHGEAISRMLDLELVSQREGQTARAREALRHDEAYRQAMALLASSSGEYERALGLPGR; the protein is encoded by the coding sequence ATGACACGCCGGCCCACCCTCATCCTCGTCCTGCTGGTCGCCCTGGCCACCTTGCCACTTCCGGCCGCGAACCGGGCGCCGGACCGGGACACCTACATGCGCCAGGTCCACGACAACCTGGTCCGCTTTGGCGAGGTCTACCGCAACCTGGCCTTCCGCTACGTGGACCAGATCAACCCGGAGGCGGCGATGACGGCCGCCATCCGCGGCCTGATGGACGAGCTGGACCCCTACTCGGACTACTATCTGGAGGAAGCGGCGCAGGATCTGGACGACATGTCGCGCGGCCAATACGGCGGCATCGGGATGGAGGTGGGCCTGCGCGGCTCCGACAAGCGCGTCACCGTGATCAGCCCCTTCGAGGGCTCGCCCGCCTGGAAGGCCGGCCTCCTGCCGGGCGACGAGATCGTCACGGTGGACGGCGCGCCGGTCACGGGCAAGGCCCTGTCCGACGCCGTCCGCCTCATCAAGGGCGAGGTCGGCACCAGCGTCACCCTCGGCATCCGCCGCGCCGGCGCCAAGGAGGTGCAGGACTACACCCTGACCCGGCAGTTGATCGCCATCCAGGACGTCAAGTTCGCCGAGATGACGGACCCCGCCACCGGCACGGGCTACATCCGGCTGGCGCGTTTCTCCGGCCAGGCGGGGGAGGATCTGGCGGCCGCCCTCGAGCAGCTCAAGGCCCAGGGCATGCGCCGCCTGGTGCTGGATCTGCGCGGCAACCCGGGCGGCCTCCTGCGCGAGGCGGCGGCCGTTGCCGAGCTCTTCCTTGAGCAGGGCCAGACCATTGTCGTCACCCGTGGGCGCAACCGCGAAGTGATCAAGGAAATCCAGAGCACGCGGGCGCCGGTCTTCCGCGGCGAGATGGCCGTGCTCATCGACGGCGGCAGCGCCAGCGCCAGCGAGATCGTGGCCGGCAGCCTGCAGGACCACGACCGCGCCGTCATCGTGGGAGAGCAGAGCTTCGGCAAGGGCCTCGTGCAAAGCGTGCTGGACCTGGACGACGAGGCCAAGGTCAAGTTGACCACCGCCCGCTATTACCTGCCCTCCGGCCGCCTCATCCAGCGCATCGACTACTTCGAGGACAACGAGGTGCTGGACCACCTGGCCGACTCCACCCTGGCCGACACCCTCTTCCAGACGCTGGGCGGCCGCCAGGTGATCGGCGGGCGCGGCGTCAGCCCGGACGTGGAGGTCCAGGCGGAGCGCCAGCCCTGGGTCGTGCTGGAGTTGTGGCGGGGCGCCCATTTTGTCAACTATGTCGCAGATCGCACCGCCGCCGGTTACGCCTTCCCGCCCACCAGCGATGACCGCCTCCTGGACGATTTCCAGGCCTATCTCGACGAGCAGGAGTTCCAGTTCCAGCCGCGGGGCACGGTCCAGCTGGATGAACTGGACAAGATCCTGGCGGAGGATGAGGCAGGTGAGGCGGGCCGCCGGGCGCTGGCCGCCTTGCGCGCCGTGATGGCGGATAACCTGGCCCAGCAGTTCAAGGCCCATGGGGAGGCCATCTCCCGCATGCTGGATCTGGAGCTGGTCAGCCAGCGCGAGGGCCAGACGGCCCGCGCCCGGGAGGCCCTGCGCCACGACGAGGCCTACCGGCAGGCCATGGCGCTGCTGGCTTCATCGTCCGGCGAGTATGAGCGCGCCCTGGGCCTGCCGGGCAGATGA
- a CDS encoding HAD-IB family phosphatase, with amino-acid sequence MRPAPPDDDGGPIVLLDFDGTITRDRAGNPIVFLDFDGTITVDDTLVLLLDRFGRRLPDGRDWRAIEFDDSLPERVKLQAELDLLEVGLDEALAWLDGASRLRPGFADFLAWAGRHGLQPTVLSGGLLPIIEHALGPLRRELHAIHANDLRLESGRWLALPPATPRLRGLCNHCKTWHLREAAAARRPVIYIGDGSTDFCPAREADLVFARSSLATQMEGEGRSHLPFVTFADVIRRLEGLTLRPESSGQALGRARGQSGR; translated from the coding sequence ATGAGGCCGGCGCCTCCCGACGACGACGGCGGCCCGATCGTCCTCCTGGACTTCGATGGAACGATCACGCGTGATCGCGCCGGGAATCCGATCGTCTTCCTGGACTTCGATGGCACCATCACGGTGGACGACACCCTGGTCCTCCTGCTGGATCGCTTCGGCCGGCGGCTGCCCGACGGCCGGGACTGGCGGGCGATCGAATTCGACGACAGCCTGCCCGAGCGGGTGAAACTGCAGGCCGAGCTGGACCTGCTCGAGGTCGGGCTGGACGAGGCGCTGGCCTGGCTGGACGGAGCCAGCCGGCTGCGTCCCGGCTTCGCGGATTTCCTGGCCTGGGCGGGGCGCCACGGCCTGCAGCCCACCGTGCTCAGCGGCGGCCTCCTGCCCATCATCGAGCACGCCCTGGGACCCTTGCGCCGGGAACTGCACGCCATCCACGCCAACGACCTGCGCCTGGAGTCGGGCCGCTGGCTGGCCCTGCCTCCCGCCACGCCCCGCCTGCGCGGGTTGTGCAACCACTGCAAGACCTGGCACCTGCGCGAGGCCGCCGCGGCCCGGCGGCCGGTCATCTATATCGGCGACGGCAGCACGGACTTCTGTCCAGCGCGCGAGGCGGACCTCGTCTTCGCCCGCTCCTCCCTGGCCACACAGATGGAGGGCGAAGGGAGAAGCCATCTCCCCTTCGTTACCTTTGCCGACGTGATCCGGCGGCTGGAAGGGCTGACCCTCCGTCCGGAATCGTCCGGCCAGGCCCTGGGCCGGGCCAGGGGCCAGTCAGGCCGCTGA
- a CDS encoding PLP-dependent aspartate aminotransferase family protein — MRFNTRAIHAGEQVDAASGAIGMPIVQSTTFVQEDIGLTRGYDYTRAGNPTRAALEANLASLEGARHGHVFSSGLAALQGLMHLLKQGDHLVCSAGVYGGTWRFLTKVMAPWGLHSDFVDTADLDQVRGALRPATRLLFVETPTNPMMRLSDIRALAGLCQERKILLVVDNTFLSPYFQTPLELGADIVLHSCTKYLGGHSDILMGALLHSRDDLQEALAFVQKSAGAVPGPFDCFLMLRSTKTLGLRMERHFENALRVAHFLDENPAVRAVHYPGLESHPQYDLAHHQMRGFGGMLSFELKDYETARAVARHLRLFKLAESLGGVESLVNHPAGMTHASVPRVQREAYGLTDALLRLSVGVEDVEDLIEDLSLALARVGG; from the coding sequence ATGCGCTTCAACACCCGCGCCATTCATGCCGGCGAGCAGGTGGACGCCGCCAGCGGCGCCATCGGCATGCCCATCGTGCAGAGCACGACCTTCGTGCAGGAGGACATCGGCCTCACCCGCGGCTATGACTACACGCGGGCCGGCAACCCCACCCGGGCCGCCCTCGAGGCCAACCTGGCCTCGCTTGAAGGGGCGCGCCACGGCCATGTCTTCTCCTCCGGCCTGGCCGCGCTGCAGGGCCTCATGCACCTGCTGAAGCAGGGCGACCATCTGGTTTGCTCGGCCGGCGTCTATGGCGGGACCTGGCGCTTCCTGACCAAGGTGATGGCGCCCTGGGGCCTGCACTCGGACTTCGTGGATACGGCGGACCTGGACCAGGTGCGGGGCGCGCTGCGACCGGCGACGCGCCTCCTCTTCGTCGAGACGCCCACCAACCCCATGATGCGCCTGAGCGACATCCGCGCCCTGGCCGGCCTCTGTCAGGAACGCAAGATCCTGCTGGTGGTGGACAACACCTTCCTCTCACCCTACTTCCAGACGCCCCTTGAGCTGGGCGCCGACATCGTCCTGCACTCCTGCACCAAGTACCTGGGCGGACACAGCGACATCCTGATGGGCGCCCTGCTCCACAGCCGCGACGACCTGCAGGAGGCCCTGGCCTTCGTGCAGAAGAGCGCGGGGGCCGTGCCCGGGCCCTTCGATTGCTTCCTCATGCTGCGCTCGACCAAGACCCTGGGCCTGCGCATGGAGCGGCATTTCGAGAACGCCCTGCGCGTCGCGCATTTCCTGGACGAGAACCCGGCCGTGCGCGCCGTCCATTACCCCGGCCTGGAGAGCCACCCGCAGTACGATCTGGCCCACCACCAGATGCGCGGCTTCGGCGGCATGCTTTCCTTTGAGTTGAAGGACTACGAGACCGCCCGCGCGGTGGCCCGCCACCTGCGTCTCTTCAAGCTGGCGGAGTCCCTGGGCGGCGTCGAGAGCCTGGTCAACCACCCGGCCGGCATGACCCATGCCTCCGTCCCCCGGGTGCAGCGCGAGGCCTACGGCCTGACCGACGCCCTGCTGCGCCTGTCGGTGGGCGTGGAGGACGTGGAGGATCTCATCGAGGACCTCTCCCTCGCCCTGGCCAGGGTGGGCGGCTGA
- a CDS encoding citryl-CoA lyase has protein sequence MSEATWTTAITKTAAGELRVRGYAITDLIARLSFAQTVFLILKGELPTAAEARMMEGLLVSSIDHGITPPSNLAARTVLSGGNSLNAAVAAGILTIGDSHGGAIEQCARILQEAVAAGEDAPTLAARFKAAGRRLPGFGHRIHARDPRSSALLELADQCGFTGPHIRLATALMEELERGTDKKLPLNVDGAIAAVISEMGFDWRLGKGFFIIARTPGLVAHVFEEWTTQKPMRRLGPLGGEYAGPADRELPSS, from the coding sequence ATGAGCGAAGCGACCTGGACCACCGCCATCACCAAGACGGCCGCCGGTGAACTGCGCGTGCGCGGCTACGCCATCACCGACCTGATCGCGCGGCTCAGCTTCGCGCAGACCGTCTTCCTCATCCTGAAGGGGGAGCTGCCCACGGCGGCGGAGGCCCGCATGATGGAGGGCCTGCTCGTCTCCTCCATCGACCACGGCATCACGCCCCCCTCCAACCTGGCGGCGCGCACGGTGCTGAGCGGCGGCAACAGCCTCAACGCCGCCGTGGCGGCGGGCATCCTCACCATCGGGGACAGCCACGGGGGCGCCATCGAACAATGCGCGCGCATCCTCCAGGAGGCGGTGGCGGCGGGGGAGGACGCTCCGACGCTGGCGGCGCGCTTCAAAGCGGCGGGCCGGCGCCTCCCCGGCTTCGGGCATCGCATCCACGCCCGCGACCCGCGTTCCAGCGCCCTGCTGGAGCTGGCCGACCAGTGCGGTTTCACCGGTCCGCACATCCGCCTGGCGACGGCCTTGATGGAGGAGCTGGAGCGCGGCACGGACAAGAAGCTGCCCCTCAACGTGGACGGCGCCATCGCCGCCGTCATCTCGGAGATGGGCTTCGACTGGCGCCTGGGCAAGGGCTTCTTCATCATCGCCCGCACCCCCGGCCTGGTCGCCCATGTCTTCGAGGAATGGACGACCCAGAAGCCCATGCGCAGGCTGGGCCCCCTGGGCGGTGAATACGCCGGGCCGGCGGATCGCGAGCTGCCCTCGTCCTGA